In one window of Sphingomonas glaciei DNA:
- a CDS encoding AraC family transcriptional regulator, with protein sequence MNGLRIEHIQLGTSAPYEFRSVGSAHYIALHDLALRDGEVTVEGLAPVRGRDLRDTLTYVPQGRAISGWAAPVDRDNSFTVLTFEPALISEALGERYRREAPGPLVYARDPALLQSMTKLRRVARSEHPDRLYAETLSLAVALEIFGAVESEHRGRLSAQQVRRLTDFIDARLGGSLTLGDLAGAVGLSGSHFSRTFTATFGRGPHQFTQERRIARAVELLRHSAKELDEIASLTGFETPSSFRRNFKRVTGQTPSSYRRNN encoded by the coding sequence ATGAATGGATTGCGGATCGAGCATATTCAGCTCGGGACATCCGCCCCCTACGAGTTCCGGAGCGTCGGATCGGCGCATTATATCGCTCTCCACGACCTTGCCCTTCGCGACGGTGAAGTGACCGTAGAAGGTCTCGCGCCGGTCCGCGGCAGGGATCTTCGCGACACGCTTACTTATGTCCCGCAGGGGCGTGCGATTTCCGGCTGGGCCGCGCCGGTCGACCGCGACAACAGCTTCACCGTGTTGACCTTCGAGCCGGCTCTGATCTCGGAAGCTCTGGGGGAGCGCTACCGCCGGGAGGCCCCCGGGCCACTGGTCTATGCCCGCGATCCGGCCCTGCTTCAATCGATGACGAAGCTGCGCCGGGTCGCCCGGTCGGAGCATCCAGATCGCCTCTATGCCGAAACGCTGTCCCTGGCTGTCGCGCTCGAGATATTCGGCGCTGTCGAGAGCGAGCATCGCGGACGCCTGTCGGCGCAGCAAGTCCGCCGCCTGACCGACTTCATCGATGCCAGGCTCGGCGGCAGTCTGACGCTTGGCGACCTTGCGGGGGCGGTCGGACTGAGCGGATCGCATTTTTCCCGCACCTTTACCGCTACCTTCGGCCGCGGCCCGCATCAGTTCACGCAGGAACGCCGGATCGCCAGGGCAGTCGAACTGCTTCGTCACAGCGCCAAGGAACTGGACGAGATCGCGAGCCTGACCGGCTTCGAAACCCCTTCGTCCTTTCGCCGCAATTTCAAACGCGTGACCGGCCAGACGCCGTCGTCATACCGGCGTAATAATTGA
- a CDS encoding STAS domain-containing protein, with protein sequence MTEVLRVPKSVTISCSAAFARDVAGKLAEHDGLSLDLDGLEEADLSFIQILLSARETAAQCNKRLRLGRPAPEAVQHLLERGGFLDGAGADTQGFWSGEVASQ encoded by the coding sequence GTGACTGAAGTTTTGAGGGTACCCAAGTCGGTGACGATCTCGTGCTCGGCGGCCTTCGCCCGGGACGTGGCGGGCAAGCTTGCGGAGCATGATGGGCTTTCACTGGATCTGGACGGTCTGGAGGAAGCCGATCTCAGCTTCATCCAGATCCTTCTGTCCGCACGCGAAACCGCGGCACAATGCAACAAGAGGTTGCGATTGGGGCGCCCGGCGCCCGAAGCCGTGCAGCACCTGCTCGAGCGCGGTGGTTTCCTCGACGGAGCCGGCGCGGACACCCAGGGCTTCTGGTCGGGAGAGGTTGCCTCGCAATGA
- a CDS encoding response regulator has translation MSASILTVDDSPSLRMAIRIALTGAGYAVTEACDGLDGLSKSRTAKFDLIITDQNMPNMDGLSMIRELRSDPSQCGTPIIFLTTESEESMKQQAKAAGATGWLVKPFVPDQLIRVARKVLGR, from the coding sequence ATGAGCGCCTCGATCCTCACGGTGGACGATTCGCCGAGCCTGCGCATGGCGATCCGCATCGCGCTGACCGGCGCGGGCTATGCCGTGACCGAAGCGTGCGACGGGCTCGACGGGCTCAGCAAGTCGCGAACCGCCAAGTTCGACCTCATCATCACTGATCAGAACATGCCGAACATGGACGGCCTTTCCATGATCCGGGAGCTGCGAAGCGACCCTTCGCAATGCGGGACGCCGATCATCTTCCTTACCACCGAGTCCGAGGAAAGCATGAAGCAACAGGCGAAGGCGGCCGGCGCTACCGGCTGGCTGGTCAAGCCGTTCGTGCCCGACCAGTTGATTAGGGTTGCGCGCAAGGTGCTCGGCCGATGA
- a CDS encoding chemotaxis protein CheA yields MSANDPAAAFLTEAGELLDGVEQALLDLDHRLDDRDLIDTVFRGLHTLKGSGAMFGFEQLASFTHHCETAFDRVRKQLTPASRDLVAVVLAAQDHMRTLLEDSSDDTVAAGAAILEQLRGVMDRASEVTERASPPQNGWHLNFWLPVEAMANGTNPLVLLDELRALGECRVTALTDRVPPLDELAATDWHIGWSVELRGDISRGDIDDVFIFVSDDMELHLQSLSGTDKPGAIEVENEPAAGGDQRVKAANDGGPTTGKTADTVRVPAERLDLLMDRVGELVIVQSRLSQLAQGGTGAATPTLHSISEDIERLAGELRDTMMVLRMVPVASLFGRFRRLVHDLARDTGKSIELVTEGETTEVDKTVIERLADPLIHLIRNSCDHGLEGAGEREAAGKPPTGQIKLSARQAGGEVIIDIRDDGRGIDLERVRAKAEAQELVAPGQTLSDHDTLQLIFHPGFSTAQQVTSLSGRGVGMDVVKRTMESLRGTIDVASVAGRGSTISLRIPLTLAIIDGLLIRVGTARYVIPLSAVEECIELSTDEDRRSEGRSLITLRDQLVPFMRLRELFASQTSPDLHQKIVIISTGAERVGLVVDQIIGSHQTVIKPMSPVHGDVTIFAGATILGDGSVALILDVAQLLSLGQQQEERLRAVA; encoded by the coding sequence ATGAGCGCGAACGACCCTGCAGCCGCCTTCCTGACCGAAGCGGGCGAGTTGCTCGACGGGGTCGAGCAGGCCCTGCTCGATCTGGATCACCGGCTCGACGACCGCGACCTTATCGATACGGTGTTTCGCGGCCTGCACACGCTCAAGGGCTCGGGCGCCATGTTCGGCTTCGAGCAGTTGGCGAGTTTCACCCACCATTGCGAAACCGCCTTCGACCGCGTGCGCAAGCAGCTGACGCCGGCGAGCCGCGACCTGGTCGCGGTGGTCCTTGCGGCGCAGGACCACATGCGCACCCTGCTGGAAGACAGCAGCGACGACACGGTCGCGGCCGGCGCAGCGATCCTCGAGCAATTGCGGGGCGTTATGGACCGGGCGTCCGAGGTCACGGAGCGCGCTTCTCCACCGCAAAACGGCTGGCATCTGAACTTCTGGCTGCCCGTCGAAGCCATGGCCAACGGCACCAATCCGCTGGTGCTGCTCGACGAACTGCGCGCGCTTGGCGAATGCCGGGTCACCGCGCTGACCGACCGGGTGCCGCCACTGGATGAACTGGCCGCGACGGATTGGCACATCGGCTGGTCGGTCGAGTTGCGCGGCGACATCAGCCGGGGCGACATCGACGACGTCTTCATTTTCGTCAGCGACGACATGGAGCTTCACCTCCAGTCGCTGAGCGGCACTGACAAGCCGGGCGCGATCGAGGTGGAGAACGAGCCGGCAGCAGGTGGTGATCAACGGGTCAAGGCTGCGAACGATGGCGGACCCACGACCGGAAAGACGGCGGATACCGTCCGTGTCCCGGCTGAACGCCTCGACCTGCTGATGGACCGTGTCGGCGAGTTGGTCATCGTCCAAAGCCGTTTGTCTCAGCTGGCGCAGGGCGGCACTGGGGCCGCTACGCCAACCCTCCATTCCATCTCGGAGGATATCGAGCGGCTGGCGGGCGAATTGCGCGACACCATGATGGTGCTGCGAATGGTCCCGGTCGCCAGCCTGTTCGGACGCTTCCGGCGCCTTGTCCACGATCTGGCGCGGGACACCGGCAAGTCGATCGAACTCGTCACGGAGGGCGAGACCACCGAGGTCGACAAGACGGTCATCGAGCGGCTGGCCGACCCGCTGATTCACCTTATCCGCAATTCCTGCGACCACGGTCTTGAGGGAGCCGGAGAGCGAGAAGCCGCCGGCAAGCCGCCGACCGGCCAGATCAAGCTGTCGGCGCGCCAGGCGGGCGGCGAGGTCATCATCGACATTCGTGACGACGGCCGCGGCATCGACCTCGAGCGGGTTCGCGCCAAGGCCGAGGCGCAGGAACTGGTCGCGCCGGGCCAGACGTTGAGCGATCACGACACCCTGCAGTTGATCTTCCACCCTGGTTTCTCGACCGCCCAGCAGGTCACCAGCCTGTCAGGTCGCGGCGTCGGCATGGACGTCGTCAAGCGCACGATGGAAAGCCTGCGCGGGACGATCGATGTCGCCAGCGTAGCGGGTCGCGGATCGACCATCTCGCTGCGGATTCCGCTGACCCTCGCGATCATCGACGGGCTGCTGATCCGCGTCGGCACCGCGCGCTACGTCATTCCGCTGTCGGCAGTCGAGGAATGCATCGAGCTCAGTACCGACGAGGACCGCCGGTCGGAAGGACGCAGCCTGATCACGCTGCGCGACCAGCTCGTGCCCTTCATGCGCCTGCGCGAACTGTTCGCCAGCCAAACCTCGCCCGACCTGCATCAGAAGATAGTCATCATCTCCACTGGCGCAGAGCGAGTCGGACTGGTGGTGGATCAGATCATCGGCAGTCACCAGACGGTGATCAAGCCAATGTCGCCAGTTCACGGCGACGTCACCATCTTCGCCGGTGCGACCATCCTGGGCGATGGCAGCGTGGCGTTGATACTCGACGTCGCCCAGCTCCTGTCACTTGGCCAACAGCAGGAGGAACGGCTTCGCGCCGTTGCATAG
- a CDS encoding chemotaxis protein CheW translates to MGQRNDIGWSEAGELEVLTFDLHSETFALEAVLVREILDLLPETPVPGANPLVGGVVNFRGKIIPIADLRPAFGFPVTEATIDSRIVVIEMAVGDGSIQVGIRADQVHEVATLRREASEAPPVVGLRWRPDFIRGMVRRPGGGVVLPDLPSIFGPLLGGPATPELASVR, encoded by the coding sequence ATGGGACAGAGAAACGATATCGGATGGAGCGAGGCCGGGGAGCTGGAGGTGCTGACCTTCGATCTTCACTCCGAGACCTTTGCCCTCGAAGCCGTATTGGTGCGCGAGATACTCGACCTGCTTCCCGAAACTCCGGTGCCCGGCGCAAACCCGCTGGTCGGAGGCGTGGTCAATTTCCGCGGCAAGATCATTCCGATCGCCGACCTGCGGCCGGCGTTCGGCTTTCCGGTAACGGAGGCGACGATCGACAGCCGCATCGTGGTGATCGAAATGGCGGTTGGCGACGGATCGATCCAGGTCGGTATCCGGGCCGACCAGGTCCATGAGGTGGCGACCCTTCGGCGCGAGGCCAGCGAGGCGCCGCCGGTGGTCGGGCTACGGTGGAGACCCGACTTCATTCGCGGGATGGTCCGCCGCCCTGGCGGCGGCGTCGTCCTCCCCGATCTCCCTTCCATCTTCGGCCCGCTCCTCGGCGGACCTGCCACGCCAGAGCTGGCGTCGGTACGGTGA
- a CDS encoding methyl-accepting chemotaxis protein translates to MSFQWIGGVNSDAVKGELVRLEAAIARGELNERAQLADANRQTDQLLEAINRLLDRALRPIDDLEDAIVAMATGHAAGDIDLTIPVERFAGKPALVARRVNELVASHIAVKKLAMACIKEFSEGNFDAPMEQLPGKKAFINDTIETLRGNLRGIIAEMRHMATEHDKGDIDVFVPAEKFKGDFGLVARGVNEMVAAHIAVKKKAMACIKEFGQGNFDAPLEQFPGKKAFINETVETLRGNLRDITSEIERLIDEATAGNLAERGDDARFVGDFGKLVSGINGMLDAILLPIVEGNRVLDRISTGDLTERVEIACEGDHQKMKDSVNALVDSLRTIVGEVSRAADNVFAGNQELSSSSEQVSQGATEQAAATEQASASMEEMAANIRQNADNATQTEKMARQSARDAEASGVAVDKAVHAMRTIAEKIGIVQEIARQTDLLALNAAVEAARAGEHGRGFAVVASEVRKLAERSQSAAAEISTVSSETVKAAVDAGEMLTKLVPDIRRTAELVLEISSACREQDIGTSQINEAIQQLDQVTQQNADASEQISTTSEQLASQASELQTSIAYFRLESGGPAPRSAAAPARKPAPVAKKAIAKPKPKLRAKANSVADQQARVTGFALDLSQGGPDADDANFDAKAA, encoded by the coding sequence ATGTCTTTTCAATGGATTGGCGGAGTGAATTCGGATGCCGTGAAAGGCGAGCTCGTGCGCCTGGAAGCCGCTATCGCACGCGGTGAATTGAACGAGCGGGCACAACTCGCCGACGCCAATCGCCAGACCGATCAACTACTGGAAGCCATCAACCGGCTGCTCGATCGGGCACTGCGGCCGATCGACGACCTCGAGGATGCAATTGTCGCCATGGCCACTGGCCACGCCGCCGGCGATATCGACCTGACGATCCCCGTCGAGCGTTTCGCGGGCAAACCGGCGTTGGTGGCACGCCGGGTCAACGAACTGGTGGCGAGCCACATCGCGGTGAAGAAGCTGGCGATGGCATGCATCAAGGAGTTCAGCGAAGGCAATTTCGATGCTCCGATGGAGCAATTGCCGGGCAAGAAGGCCTTCATCAACGACACGATCGAGACCCTGCGCGGTAACCTTCGCGGCATCATCGCGGAGATGCGCCACATGGCCACTGAGCATGACAAGGGCGATATCGATGTCTTCGTACCGGCCGAGAAGTTCAAGGGCGATTTCGGTCTCGTCGCGCGCGGCGTGAACGAGATGGTCGCCGCGCACATCGCCGTGAAGAAGAAGGCGATGGCCTGCATCAAGGAATTCGGCCAAGGCAATTTCGACGCGCCGCTCGAGCAGTTCCCCGGCAAGAAGGCTTTCATCAACGAAACGGTCGAGACGTTGCGCGGCAATCTCCGCGACATCACCAGCGAGATCGAGCGGCTTATCGACGAAGCGACGGCGGGCAACCTTGCCGAGCGCGGCGACGATGCTCGCTTCGTGGGAGATTTCGGCAAGCTCGTCAGCGGTATCAACGGCATGCTCGACGCGATCCTGCTGCCGATCGTCGAAGGCAATCGAGTGCTCGACCGGATCAGCACCGGCGACCTCACCGAGCGGGTCGAGATCGCCTGCGAGGGCGATCATCAGAAGATGAAGGATTCCGTCAACGCGCTGGTCGACAGCCTTCGCACGATCGTCGGTGAGGTGAGCAGGGCCGCCGACAACGTCTTTGCCGGCAATCAGGAATTGTCCTCCAGCTCTGAACAGGTTTCGCAAGGCGCGACCGAGCAGGCGGCGGCGACCGAGCAGGCCTCGGCCTCGATGGAAGAGATGGCGGCCAACATCCGTCAGAATGCCGACAATGCCACGCAGACCGAGAAGATGGCGCGCCAGTCTGCCCGCGACGCGGAAGCCAGCGGGGTCGCGGTCGACAAGGCGGTGCACGCTATGCGAACGATCGCCGAGAAGATCGGAATCGTTCAGGAGATCGCCCGGCAGACCGATCTGCTGGCGCTGAACGCGGCTGTCGAGGCGGCGCGCGCGGGCGAGCATGGTCGCGGCTTCGCGGTGGTTGCCTCGGAGGTTCGCAAGCTTGCCGAGCGCAGCCAGAGCGCGGCGGCCGAGATCAGCACCGTGTCGTCCGAGACGGTCAAGGCTGCGGTCGATGCCGGCGAGATGCTGACCAAACTGGTGCCGGATATCCGCCGCACCGCCGAACTGGTGCTCGAGATCAGCTCGGCTTGCCGCGAGCAGGACATCGGCACGAGCCAGATCAACGAGGCGATCCAGCAGCTCGACCAGGTAACCCAGCAGAACGCTGACGCGTCCGAGCAGATTTCGACCACTTCGGAACAACTCGCTTCCCAGGCGAGCGAGCTACAGACCAGCATTGCCTATTTTCGCCTGGAGAGTGGAGGCCCTGCGCCAAGAAGCGCTGCTGCGCCGGCTCGCAAGCCCGCCCCGGTGGCCAAGAAGGCGATCGCCAAGCCGAAGCCCAAGCTTCGCGCTAAGGCAAACAGCGTTGCCGATCAGCAGGCCAGGGTCACCGGCTTCGCGCTTGATCTCAGCCAGGGTGGTCCGGACGCGGACGACGCCAACTTCGACGCCAAGGCCGCCTGA
- a CDS encoding methyl-accepting chemotaxis protein codes for MAGQINDLVASHIAVKKQAMACIKEVGEGNFEAPMVQLPGKKAFINETIETLRGNLKGLIADMRHMAAEHDEGDIDVFVPAEKFKGDFGLVARGVNEMVAAHIAVKKKAMACIKEFGEGNFDAPMEQLPGKKAFINETIETLRGNLKGLIAEMRHMAAEHDKGDIDVFVPAEKFKGDFGLVARGVNEMVAAHIAVKKMAMTCIKEFGEGNFDAPMEQLPGKKAFINDTIETLRGNLRDITDEIGRLIASATIGDLARRGEAGRFVGDFAKLVSGINGMLDAILLPIVEGNRVLDRVSTGDLAQRVEIACEGDHQKMKTSVNALIDSLRLSASLADQIADGDLTVDHRPLSDNDTLGLALVRMVERLREVVGNANTAADSVSSGSQQLSASSEQVSQGATEQAAATEEASASMEQMAANIRQNADNATQTEKMARQSARDAEASGVAVDKAVIAMRTIAEKIGIVQEIARQTDLLALNAAVEAARAGEHGRGFAVVASEVRKLAERSQSAAAEIGSVSADTLKAAAEAGEMLTRLVPDIRRTAELVLEISSACREQDIGAAQINEAIQQLDQVTQQNADASEQISTTSELLATQAEQLQGSIAYFRLADGKDHRIQAKTATTGRLPSGSAEARAKPARQPKAGQAGKPKRQARGETVAGQQARINGFALDLNHGGPDGDDAQFESRAA; via the coding sequence ATGGCGGGGCAGATCAACGACCTGGTCGCCAGTCACATCGCAGTGAAGAAGCAGGCGATGGCTTGCATCAAGGAGGTCGGCGAGGGCAATTTCGAAGCGCCGATGGTGCAGTTGCCGGGCAAGAAGGCCTTCATTAACGAGACGATCGAGACCCTGCGCGGCAATCTCAAGGGGCTCATCGCCGACATGCGCCATATGGCGGCCGAGCATGACGAGGGCGATATCGATGTCTTCGTACCGGCCGAGAAGTTCAAGGGCGATTTCGGTCTCGTCGCGCGCGGCGTGAACGAGATGGTCGCCGCGCACATCGCCGTGAAGAAGAAGGCGATGGCCTGCATCAAGGAATTCGGCGAAGGCAATTTCGATGCGCCGATGGAGCAGTTGCCGGGCAAGAAGGCCTTCATCAACGAGACGATCGAGACCCTGCGCGGCAACCTCAAGGGGCTCATCGCCGAAATGCGCCACATGGCTGCGGAGCATGACAAGGGCGACATCGACGTCTTCGTGCCGGCCGAAAAGTTCAAGGGCGATTTCGGGCTGGTGGCGCGCGGCGTGAACGAGATGGTCGCCGCGCACATCGCGGTGAAGAAAATGGCGATGACCTGCATCAAGGAATTCGGCGAGGGGAATTTCGACGCGCCGATGGAGCAGTTGCCCGGCAAGAAGGCGTTCATCAACGATACGATCGAGACGCTGCGCGGCAACCTGCGCGACATCACCGACGAAATCGGGAGATTGATCGCCAGCGCGACGATCGGGGACCTTGCACGGCGCGGCGAAGCGGGACGCTTCGTGGGTGATTTCGCCAAGCTGGTTAGCGGCATCAACGGCATGCTCGATGCGATCCTGTTGCCGATCGTCGAAGGCAATCGGGTGCTCGACCGGGTCAGCACCGGCGACCTTGCGCAGCGCGTCGAAATCGCCTGCGAGGGCGATCACCAGAAGATGAAGACGTCGGTCAATGCACTGATCGACAGCCTCCGCCTCAGCGCTTCCCTGGCCGACCAGATCGCCGACGGTGATCTGACGGTCGATCACCGGCCGCTTTCCGACAACGATACGCTTGGTCTCGCCCTTGTGCGCATGGTGGAGCGGCTGCGTGAAGTGGTCGGCAATGCCAATACGGCTGCGGACAGCGTGTCCTCGGGCAGCCAGCAACTGTCGGCCAGCTCCGAGCAGGTCTCGCAGGGCGCGACCGAACAGGCGGCCGCGACCGAGGAAGCCTCGGCCTCGATGGAACAGATGGCGGCCAACATTCGCCAGAATGCCGACAATGCCACCCAGACCGAGAAGATGGCACGCCAGTCGGCCCGCGACGCGGAAGCCAGCGGAGTGGCTGTCGACAAGGCCGTCATTGCGATGCGAACGATCGCCGAGAAGATCGGCATCGTCCAGGAGATCGCTCGCCAGACCGACCTTCTCGCGTTGAACGCAGCGGTCGAGGCTGCGCGCGCGGGCGAGCATGGTCGCGGCTTTGCGGTGGTCGCCTCGGAGGTTCGCAAACTTGCCGAACGCAGCCAGAGCGCGGCGGCCGAGATCGGCTCGGTGTCTGCCGACACCCTCAAGGCCGCGGCCGAGGCGGGAGAGATGCTGACCCGGCTGGTGCCCGACATCCGTCGTACGGCCGAACTCGTCCTGGAGATCAGCTCGGCCTGCCGCGAGCAGGATATCGGCGCAGCCCAGATCAACGAAGCGATCCAGCAGCTCGACCAAGTGACGCAGCAGAATGCCGACGCCTCCGAGCAGATTTCCACGACGTCGGAACTGCTCGCGACGCAAGCGGAGCAATTGCAGGGCAGCATTGCTTACTTCCGGCTTGCCGATGGAAAGGATCACCGGATCCAGGCGAAGACGGCGACCACCGGGCGCCTGCCTTCGGGCTCGGCCGAGGCCAGGGCAAAGCCCGCGCGGCAGCCCAAGGCGGGGCAGGCCGGCAAACCCAAACGTCAGGCCCGGGGCGAGACGGTGGCGGGACAGCAGGCGCGGATCAACGGCTTTGCGCTCGATCTCAACCACGGAGGCCCCGACGGCGATGACGCCCAGTTCGAAAGCCGGGCAGCATGA
- a CDS encoding chemotaxis protein CheW, whose product MSGDHELQAVTFGLDAERFAIPVSLVREILDYRETFRIPNGPDYLLGLTELRGEGITTVDLRLCLGLTSAAHTLSTRILVVDVPLAERVITLGLVVDRVLDVSTFKADEVGQAPDIGSRWASDYIAGIARSNEGFVVFLDIVRIFSGMDLTPNVPVVAAA is encoded by the coding sequence ATGAGTGGGGACCATGAACTGCAGGCCGTCACCTTCGGCCTCGATGCAGAACGCTTCGCCATCCCCGTATCGCTGGTGCGCGAGATCCTCGACTATCGCGAGACCTTTCGGATTCCGAACGGCCCCGATTACCTGCTTGGACTAACCGAATTGCGAGGGGAGGGGATCACCACCGTCGACCTTCGGCTCTGCCTCGGCCTGACGTCCGCCGCGCACACGCTCAGCACGCGGATACTGGTCGTCGATGTCCCACTTGCCGAACGGGTCATCACGCTCGGCCTGGTGGTCGATCGCGTGCTCGACGTCAGCACGTTCAAGGCAGACGAGGTCGGGCAGGCGCCGGATATCGGGTCTCGCTGGGCATCCGACTACATCGCCGGGATCGCCCGGAGCAACGAGGGCTTCGTCGTGTTCCTCGACATCGTCCGGATCTTTTCGGGCATGGATCTGACCCCGAACGTCCCCGTCGTCGCGGCTGCCTGA
- a CDS encoding CheR family methyltransferase, which produces MLPSAQLSHAPPLLSDRISQRNFSALARYIHETAGIRMPPSKKTMLEGRLRRRQRAIGAATLDDYCDYLFAEENIEFESEFLINAVTTNKTDFFREAYHFDYLRNVALPGLIERGVTRLRAWSVACSTGAEPYTMAMTIDDAFAGTSGASFTILATDLDTEVLEIARSGIYPAEFADPVPPALRKRYLMTSCDPARQEVRIIPALRRNVAFARLNLMDRNYPVGEPMDVVFCRNVLIYFDRETQLKVVSRIVEKMAPGGLLFLGHSETIVGHDLPIAQIGNTIFQRS; this is translated from the coding sequence ATGCTTCCTTCGGCGCAACTCTCTCACGCCCCGCCTTTGCTGTCGGACCGGATCAGCCAGCGCAATTTCAGTGCCCTAGCCCGCTACATCCACGAGACCGCTGGGATCCGGATGCCCCCGAGCAAGAAGACGATGCTGGAAGGCCGGCTGCGTCGTCGCCAGCGGGCGATCGGCGCCGCCACGCTCGATGACTATTGCGACTATCTCTTCGCCGAAGAGAATATCGAGTTCGAGAGCGAGTTCCTGATCAACGCCGTCACCACCAACAAGACTGACTTCTTCCGCGAAGCCTATCATTTCGATTACCTGCGCAACGTCGCTCTTCCCGGCTTGATCGAGCGGGGGGTGACTAGGCTTCGCGCGTGGAGTGTCGCCTGTTCAACCGGAGCTGAACCCTACACGATGGCAATGACCATCGACGACGCCTTCGCCGGCACCTCGGGGGCCAGCTTCACGATCCTTGCGACCGACCTCGACACCGAGGTGCTCGAGATCGCACGGAGCGGCATCTACCCTGCCGAGTTCGCCGATCCGGTCCCCCCCGCCTTGCGCAAGCGCTACCTGATGACGTCGTGCGATCCGGCTCGGCAGGAAGTCAGGATCATTCCCGCGCTGCGGCGCAACGTCGCCTTCGCCCGGCTCAACCTGATGGACAGAAACTATCCCGTCGGGGAGCCGATGGACGTGGTGTTCTGCCGCAATGTGCTCATCTATTTCGACCGCGAAACCCAGCTCAAGGTCGTGTCGCGAATTGTCGAGAAGATGGCGCCGGGCGGACTGCTGTTCCTCGGCCATTCCGAGACGATCGTCGGCCATGACCTGCCGATCGCACAGATCGGCAACACCATCTTTCAACGGAGCTGA
- a CDS encoding protein-glutamate methylesterase/protein-glutamine glutaminase yields MARPANKIRVLIVDDSAIVRKIMTEVLEADPEIEVMGTASDPFAAAKRIQIEMPDVITLDVEMPRMDGITFLRKLMTQCPVPVVMCSSLTESGSETLLQAMEAGAVDIILKPKVGVADHLAEHNLQIRDTVKAAAKARIRGRAHAKPLVPQEKLTADAVLPPPTRRAMSQTTEMVVCLGASTGGTEALRQVLEVLPANSPGIIVVQHMPEHFTRAFAKRLNTLCQADVKEAVDGDAVLRGQVLIAPGGKHMMLERRGARYYVSVRDGPLVSRHRPSVDVLFRSVAQAAGSNAVGVIMTGMGDDGARGMLEMKQAGARTFAQDEATSIVFGMPKEAIAHGGVEKIVPLGLIAHELLQASAR; encoded by the coding sequence ATGGCGCGACCTGCCAACAAGATCCGGGTGCTGATCGTCGATGACTCGGCGATCGTCCGCAAGATCATGACCGAAGTGCTGGAAGCCGATCCCGAGATCGAGGTCATGGGAACCGCCTCCGACCCCTTCGCCGCGGCCAAGCGGATCCAGATCGAAATGCCCGACGTGATCACCCTCGACGTCGAAATGCCGCGGATGGATGGCATCACCTTCCTGCGCAAGCTGATGACGCAATGCCCGGTTCCGGTGGTGATGTGCTCTTCCCTGACGGAAAGCGGGTCCGAGACCCTGCTCCAGGCGATGGAAGCGGGCGCGGTCGACATCATCCTCAAGCCCAAGGTCGGCGTCGCGGATCATCTGGCCGAGCATAATTTGCAGATACGCGATACGGTCAAGGCAGCCGCCAAGGCGCGCATCCGCGGCCGCGCCCATGCCAAGCCGCTGGTACCGCAGGAAAAGCTGACGGCCGATGCGGTCCTTCCCCCGCCGACCCGGAGGGCGATGAGCCAGACTACCGAGATGGTGGTGTGCCTGGGAGCCTCGACCGGAGGAACCGAGGCATTGCGCCAGGTTCTTGAAGTGCTTCCGGCCAATTCGCCGGGGATCATCGTCGTCCAGCACATGCCCGAGCATTTCACCCGCGCCTTCGCCAAGCGGCTCAACACCCTGTGCCAGGCCGACGTGAAGGAGGCCGTCGACGGCGATGCCGTCTTGCGGGGCCAGGTCCTGATCGCGCCGGGGGGCAAGCACATGATGCTCGAGCGGCGCGGAGCCCGCTATTACGTCTCGGTCCGCGACGGTCCGCTGGTGTCGCGGCATCGTCCCTCGGTCGATGTCCTGTTCCGTTCGGTGGCGCAGGCGGCCGGGTCGAATGCGGTCGGCGTGATCATGACCGGCATGGGCGACGATGGCGCTCGCGGCATGCTTGAGATGAAGCAGGCCGGCGCCCGAACCTTCGCGCAGGACGAGGCGACGTCGATCGTGTTCGGCATGCCCAAGGAAGCGATCGCCCATGGCGGAGTGGAGAAAATCGTGCCCCTGGGCCTGATCGCGCACGAACTCCTGCAGGCTTCCGCCCGGTGA